The following is a genomic window from Deinococcus aerophilus.
CAGCGTGGACTCCTTTGATGGACTGCTCGTCGACTACATGTCCAGGTCCAGTCAGGACAAGGGCATCATCATCCGCGGACTGCGGGCGGTGAGCGACTACGAGTACGAATTGCAGATCGCCCACCTCAACCGCCAGATCGGCGATACCGAGACGGTGTTCATCATGGCGGCCACCCGCTGGAGCTTCGTGAGCAGCTCCATGGTGCGTGAGATCGCGAGCTACGGCGGCGACATCAGCGAGATGGTGCCGCATGCCAGCGCGCAGGCGCTGCGGCACAAACACGCCGACATCTATGCCGAGCGCGACATGCAGCAGCGGGCACAGCGCGAGAGCCGCCTGCCGTGAGCGCGGCGGCCAGGCCAGAGCGTCAGACCTGAACCGTGGCCTGGGCCGCTTGCGTCTGGGCCGCTCGGCGCAGCGTCTCTGTCCGGTCGGTCTGCTCCCAGGGAAATTCGGGGCGTCCGAAGTGTCCGTAGGCAGCGGTCTGCGCGTAGATCGGGCGCTGCAGGTCCAGCTGCGCGATGATCGCCTGGGGGCGGGCATCGAAATGCGCCTCGACCAGCCGGGTCAGGTCACCGTCGGCGAGTGTCCCCGTGCCGTAGGTATCCACCCGCAGGCTGACCGGATGCGCGCGGCCGATGGCGTAGGCCACCTCCACCAGGGCGCGGCGGGCCAGACCGGCGGCCACCACGTTCTTGGCGATGTAGCGGGCGTAGTACGCCGCCGAGCGGTCCACTTTGGTCGGGTCCTTGCCCGAGAAGGCCCCGCCGCCGTGTGGCACGGCCCCGCCGTAGGTATCCACGATGATCTTGCGCCCGGTCAGGCCGGTGTCGCCGTGCGGACCGCCAATCACGAAGCGGCCGCTGGGGTTGATGAAGTACTTGGTGTCCCCGGTCAGCAACTCGGCCGGAATCACGGCGCGGATCACGTGTTCGAGCATGTCGGCCCGGATGGTTTCCTGGGTGGTGTGCTCGTCGTGCTGGGTGCTGATAACCACGGTATCCACGCTGACCGCGCCGCCCTCGTGCGGCTCGCCGTCACGGACCACCGTGACCTGGGCCTTGGCGTCGGGGCGCAGGTAGGGCAGCGTGCCGTCCTTGCGCAGCCCGGCGATCCGGCGCGTCAGCGCGTGCGCCAGCGAGATGGGCAGCGGCATCAGCTCGGGGGTCTCGTCGGTGGCGTAACCGAACATCAGGCCCTGGTCGCCCGCGCCGATGCGGCTGTGGGCGTTCCGGGGGTCGGCCTGCTGCTCGGGCGTCATCTCGCGCCACTCCTCCGAGGTATCCACCCCGGTGGCAATTTCCGGCGACTGC
Proteins encoded in this region:
- the metK gene encoding methionine adenosyltransferase; protein product: MRKFYTSESVSEGHPDKLADFISDSILDEFLRQEPGSRVAVETLLTTGMAVVAGEVRAETAHVDIQKTVREAVKTVGYTRANYGFDAEYSAVLVSIHEQSPEIATGVDTSEEWREMTPEQQADPRNAHSRIGAGDQGLMFGYATDETPELMPLPISLAHALTRRIAGLRKDGTLPYLRPDAKAQVTVVRDGEPHEGGAVSVDTVVISTQHDEHTTQETIRADMLEHVIRAVIPAELLTGDTKYFINPSGRFVIGGPHGDTGLTGRKIIVDTYGGAVPHGGGAFSGKDPTKVDRSAAYYARYIAKNVVAAGLARRALVEVAYAIGRAHPVSLRVDTYGTGTLADGDLTRLVEAHFDARPQAIIAQLDLQRPIYAQTAAYGHFGRPEFPWEQTDRTETLRRAAQTQAAQATVQV
- the coaD gene encoding pantetheine-phosphate adenylyltransferase, with the translated sequence MNAVFPGSFDPITSGHMDVLTRASRIFDHVTVTVMHNARKQGRHLFTLDERLEILESATGHLENVSVDSFDGLLVDYMSRSSQDKGIIIRGLRAVSDYEYELQIAHLNRQIGDTETVFIMAATRWSFVSSSMVREIASYGGDISEMVPHASAQALRHKHADIYAERDMQQRAQRESRLP